One segment of Drosophila ananassae strain 14024-0371.13 chromosome 3R, ASM1763931v2, whole genome shotgun sequence DNA contains the following:
- the LOC6498645 gene encoding tubulin polyglutamylase TTLL4 isoform X4, whose amino-acid sequence MSKIQKSDASRRDSRDFGDTITIFGRSEAADDRNWQKSEKNVLKEKLPSNDLKQGYIDNGWGESVVGNGNSMRLKAGEDLRDINDAYDVPDLVDNQFEQVHRRYCKLSENAALDAGDTIVNNNNNELKLVRKTVEQPMPRLPMTPKRVKGGTVSAKKPQPTVHRVLLYSTQSPRMGRKQQNQRSLSQKSRSMGGGGGGDEGQTVILLEPEAKPEDRRTPIDFDNNEDYDDDDDLDNLSNFDESDTASILSDTEDGYRAYAYKLTHSVDRFASSQSTPSFLSSQTSDEDLKNPDSLLVPSLFPYVPPYLSFSSNTKKGPKVPPELHRVLKWRVTNIMPKVVRLILANSGMRMLKKTNDWMGVWGKHLKSPCFKTIRSYQKINHLPGSFRIGRKDSCWKNLQRQMIKHSNKEFGFMPRTYIIPNDLAALRRHWPRYAQRNTKWIIKPPASARGAGIRVINRWGQIPKRRPLIVQKYIERPLLINGSKFDLRLYVLVTSVNPLRVFMYHNGLARFASVKYSAKSDTLNDRCMHLTNYSINKFSSNYSKNEDVNACHGHKWTIKSLWTYLANRGVRTDCLWEALRALVLRTILSGENGINSMIRANVESKYSCFELFGFDVILDSDLVPWLLEVNISPSLHSELPLDAHVKAPLVQGVLNTALYNVPPKLSMDKQRELAAEFSFPPGTQMCYDKRLYINYLSREEKVKHNTFTRKTMEDRNEYVDAILSNLTPDDVRCLIIAEDELARCAPLERIFPTDQTYKYLKYNDSPRYYNRLLDAWESRYANNRTEGIALLRDLCQNKYHLQVPSPPAKKELNVEENIETKTTPTITAVNQTDANS is encoded by the exons ATGAGTAAAATTCAAAAGTCGGATGCCAGTCGACGGGATTCGAGGGACTTTGGTGACACCATCACCATCTTTGGCCGATCGGAAGCTGCGGACGATCGCAACTGGCAGAAGTCGGAGAAGAATGTGCTGAAGGAGAAGCTGCCGAGCAATGATCTGAAACAGGGCTATATCGACAATGGATGGGGCGAGTCGGTTGTCGGTAATGGCAACTCGATGCGGCTGAAGGCTGGAGAGGATTTAAGGGATATTAACGATGCCTACGATGTCCCTGATCTAGTTGATAACCAATTCGAGCAAGTCCATCGTCGGTATTGCAAACTTTCCGAGAATGCCGCCCTCGACGCGGGCGACACCATcgtcaacaacaacaataatgaaTTGAAACTTGTCCGGAAAACGGTTGAGCAGCCAATGCCCCGCCTGCCTATGACACCGAAACGGGTCAAAGGTGGCACTGTATCCGCCAAGAAGCCACAGCCCACGGTGCACAGGGTACTACTCTACAGCACCCAAAGTCCCAGGATGGGGCGGAAGCAGCAGAACCAACGGAGTCTTAGCCAGAAATCGAGGTCAatgggcggcggcggcggcggagaCGAGGGCCAGACGGTGATTCTGCTGGAACCGGAAGCCAAGCCCGAGGACCGTCGCACTCCTATCGACTTTGACAACAACGAAGACTatgacgatgacgacgacCTCGACAATC TTTCGAATTTCGATGAAAGCGATACGGCAAGTATCTTGTCGGACACCGAAGACGGCTACCGTGCCTATGCCTACAAGCTAACCCACTCCGTGGATCGCTTTGCTTCGTCCCAAAGCACTCCGAGCTTCCTGTCTTCCCAGACCTCTGATGAAGATCTCAAGAACCCAGACTCCCTGCTGGTGCCCAGCCTGTTTCCCTACGTTCCCCCGTATCTCTCATTCTCGTCGAACACCAAAAAGGGCCCCAAGGTACCGCCAGAACTGCATCGAGTGCTCAAGTGGCGTGTCACGAACATAATGCCAAAGGTGGTTCGTCTTATTTTGGCGAACAGCGGGATGCGGATGTTAAAGA AAACCAACGACTGGATGGGTGTGTGGGGCAAGCATTTAAAGTCGCCGTGCTTCAAGACCATTCGGTCGTATCAGAAAATCAATCACTTGCCGGGCTCCTTTCGCATCGGCCGCAAGGACTCGTGTTGGAAGAACCTCCAAAGGCAGATGATCAAGCACAGCAACAAGGAGTTTGGATTTATGCCACGCACTTACATTATTCCCAATGATTTGGCGGCGTTGCGTCGTCACTGGCCGCGCTATGCCCAGCGGAATACGAAATGGATTATTAAGCCGCCGGCTAGTGCTCGAGGGGCTGGAATTAGGGTAATAAATCGATGGGGACAGATACCCAAGCGCAGGCCACTTATTGTCCAAAA GTACATTGAACGTCCTCTTCTGATAAATGGTAGTAAGTTCGACTTGCGCCTTTATGTGCTGGTAACATCCGTGAATCCACTTCGAGTGTTTATGTACCATAACGGACTGGCAAGATTTGCTTCAG TTAAGTATAGTGCCAAGTCGGACACCCTGAACGATCGCTGCATGCATTTAACCAACTACAGCATCAACAAATTCTCTTCCAACTACTCGAAGAACGAGGATGTGAATGCTTGCCACGGTCACAAGTGGACCATCAAGTCGCTGTGGACTTATTTGGCCAATCGAGGAGTACGCACCGACTGCCTTTGGGAAGCCCTACGTGCTCTAGTCCTCCGAACGATCCTTTCCGGCGAGAATGGAATTAATAGCATGATCAGAGCTAACGTTGAGTCCAAATACAGTTGCTTCGAGCTTTTTGGCTTCGATGTTATTCTGGATTCTGATTTAGTTCCTTGGCTATTGGAAGTGAACATATCCCCGAGCTTGCACTCTGAACTGCCATTAGATGCTCATGTGAAGGCGCCTTTGGTGCAGGGTGTTCTAAACACGGCATTGTATAAT GTTCCTCCCAAGCTGTCGATGGATAAGCAAAGGGAACTGGCTGCCGAATTTTCGTTTCCCCCTGGAACTCAAATGTGTTATGACAAACGGCTGTACATAAATTATCTATCCCGCGAGGAGAAAGTGAAGCACAACACCTTCACAAGGAAGACCATGGAAGATCGGAATGAG TATGTCGATGCCATCTTGTCGAATCTGACTCCTGATGATGTTCGCTGTCTCATTATCGCCGAGGATGAGCTGGCGCGTTGTGCTCCCCTGGAACGCATTTTCCCAACCGATCAAACGTACAAGTACCTTAAATATAACGATAGTCCGCGGTATTATAACCGTCTGTTGGATGCATGGGAGTCCCGGTATGCCAACAATCGTACGGAGGGCATTGCGCTGCTGCGAGACCTCtgccaaaataaatatcatCTTCAGGTGCCGTCACCGCCGGCCAAAAAG